In Paenibacillus sp. G2S3, a single window of DNA contains:
- a CDS encoding MFS transporter: protein MATFFLIIIYLAFISLGLPDSLLGSAWPVMRLDLNASLGTAGILSMVIAVGTIVSSLMSGTILKRFGTGKVTLISCIMTAVALLGFAWSPSLVWLIVAAIPLGLGAGSVDAGLNSYVATHYKAHHMSWLHCFWGVGATLGPIIMGSFISGEGLWRQGYLTVAYIQLSLVVILFVTLPLWDRVAGNNSSPNAESEHEFNDPELEQAGENTKPWKLRGVKLAMLTFLFYSAIETSMGLWGSSFLVNIKDIPASTAATWVSVFYLGITFGRMVTGFITFRMSNKQLIRYGQLIALIGTVLLVLPLPTIVSLVGFMIIGLGLAPIFPCMLHETPVRFGKKHAQSIMGFQMATAYTGTTLVPPFIGLLASNFTLGIFPAMIVFFAIVMLFCTEKLNKYSAKVNVG from the coding sequence ATGGCTACTTTTTTTCTTATTATTATTTATTTAGCATTTATTAGTTTAGGATTGCCTGATTCATTGCTTGGATCCGCATGGCCGGTAATGAGATTAGACTTAAATGCGTCATTAGGTACTGCTGGAATTCTTTCGATGGTTATTGCAGTAGGCACAATTGTCTCCAGTTTGATGAGTGGTACAATCCTTAAACGTTTTGGTACGGGAAAAGTGACCCTTATAAGCTGTATTATGACGGCTGTAGCTTTACTTGGTTTTGCATGGTCACCTTCGTTAGTGTGGCTAATTGTTGCTGCAATTCCACTCGGTTTAGGTGCGGGATCTGTAGATGCTGGATTAAACAGTTATGTTGCTACGCACTATAAAGCCCATCATATGAGCTGGTTACATTGTTTCTGGGGAGTAGGCGCTACGCTGGGTCCTATTATTATGGGATCTTTTATTTCTGGTGAAGGTCTGTGGCGGCAAGGTTATCTTACGGTTGCTTACATACAATTGAGCTTAGTTGTTATTCTCTTCGTTACGCTGCCTTTATGGGATAGAGTGGCTGGAAACAACAGCAGCCCGAATGCTGAAAGTGAGCATGAGTTCAATGATCCGGAGCTAGAGCAAGCTGGAGAGAACACAAAACCATGGAAACTAAGAGGAGTTAAGCTTGCGATGTTAACCTTCTTATTTTATTCTGCCATCGAGACGAGTATGGGGTTATGGGGGAGCAGCTTTCTTGTAAATATCAAAGACATCCCTGCATCTACTGCAGCGACATGGGTGTCGGTGTTTTATTTAGGGATAACCTTCGGTAGAATGGTGACGGGTTTCATTACGTTTAGAATGAGTAATAAGCAGCTAATTCGATATGGCCAGCTCATTGCTTTAATCGGTACAGTGCTCTTAGTATTACCGCTTCCAACGATAGTTTCGCTGGTAGGGTTTATGATTATCGGTCTGGGTTTAGCCCCTATTTTCCCATGTATGCTGCATGAAACCCCTGTACGATTCGGGAAGAAGCATGCTCAGTCAATTATGGGCTTTCAGATGGCAACAGCTTATACGGGTACCACGCTGGTACCGCCGTTTATCGGCTTACTGGCCTCGAATTTTACATTGGGTATTTTCCCTGCGATGATCGTTTTTTTCGCTATCGTCATGCTGTTTTGTACAGAAAAGCTTAATAAATACTCAGCTAAAGTAAATGTAGGTTAA
- a CDS encoding ROK family transcriptional regulator, with protein sequence MTSDKRLPSQQLKSEIIRNIRTALLELGRATKAELSQRLQYSFPTVSKFLMQMEEAGEVTIIGLDESSGGRRAIRYAYNPNYRLGMAIFLEKNETNYTIYNCIGEVIKEGNLPSILEEDVSTLVSFIEGEKKANPKIQSVAIGVPGAVKHGKIFLIPGYPKYQNLDLKRCIEDQLSIPTIVENDMNAAVIGYMTQRNLKENISLMYLYLGKNGPGAGIAVNGEIVRGKTFFSGEVQFMPQYDNQNFIEALTGDQGGSSMQADHKVDAISRLVATITSILNPHYIIFCEDELAPAMLNQIAERTATYVPKEHLPELAVSDLKHDYLNGLQSLGLGLLVSQQID encoded by the coding sequence ATGACAAGTGATAAAAGACTTCCTTCACAGCAGCTCAAATCTGAAATTATTCGAAATATTCGAACAGCATTATTAGAATTAGGAAGAGCTACGAAGGCGGAGTTAAGTCAAAGATTACAATACAGTTTTCCAACGGTCAGTAAATTTCTGATGCAGATGGAAGAGGCAGGGGAAGTAACGATTATCGGCCTTGATGAGTCAAGTGGCGGAAGAAGGGCAATAAGATACGCCTATAATCCGAATTATCGATTAGGGATGGCTATTTTTTTGGAAAAAAACGAAACAAACTATACCATCTATAATTGCATTGGTGAGGTAATAAAAGAAGGGAATTTGCCTAGTATTCTTGAGGAAGATGTTAGTACACTGGTCTCGTTTATTGAAGGTGAAAAAAAGGCCAATCCAAAGATTCAATCTGTGGCGATTGGTGTTCCAGGCGCGGTTAAACATGGGAAGATTTTTCTGATCCCAGGTTATCCGAAATATCAGAATCTAGATCTGAAAAGATGTATTGAAGATCAGCTCTCTATCCCGACAATCGTGGAAAATGATATGAATGCCGCTGTAATCGGTTATATGACCCAAAGAAATTTGAAAGAGAATATTTCTCTGATGTATCTGTATTTAGGGAAAAACGGACCGGGAGCTGGGATAGCGGTTAATGGTGAAATTGTTCGAGGAAAGACGTTTTTTTCAGGGGAGGTTCAATTTATGCCCCAGTATGACAATCAAAATTTCATAGAAGCATTAACTGGAGATCAGGGTGGATCAAGCATGCAGGCGGACCATAAAGTGGATGCGATTAGTCGACTAGTGGCTACGATCACCTCAATTTTGAATCCGCATTATATTATTTTTTGTGAGGATGAATTAGCTCCAGCTATGCTTAATCAAATCGCTGAGCGAACTGCTACATACGTTCCAAAGGAACATCTTCCAGAGTTAGCGGTAAGTGACTTGAAGCATGATTATCTGAATGGATTACAAAGCCTTGGATTAGGTTTATTAGTTTCACAACAAATAGATTAG
- a CDS encoding Gfo/Idh/MocA family oxidoreductase, translating into MNRQPVRLAIVGGNRGASFMNALYSLSDRIHLTATCDLNEWVLNQWKEKFPEIRTYRDYHEMLKDSAIDAVFILSPMHLHARQSIDALKAGKHVLSEVISIQSLEEAWELIETVEQTGLKYMMSENYCFSRSNLTIKHMADQGMFGEITYLEGGYIHDLRHLTHHPDGSLTWRGQLHQQYNGINYPTHSIGPVAQWINLNKPEGDRLKSVSSFVSKSRSLQYYFGEHYGKDHPAAREGFWRQGDSAVAVIQTEKGVLIELRVDWSSVRPHNKTHYLLQGTEGAYITGRHQQEEDLIWFKNLSPKNIADGEEMWEPLSSYQPLYDHPTWMKWGEFAAGTKHGGGDFMVLEEFISAIQEDRTPSVDVYDAVTWSSVFTLSMESVENGGKAIAFPDFRARVRN; encoded by the coding sequence ATGAATCGTCAGCCAGTAAGATTAGCGATCGTAGGTGGAAATCGTGGAGCCAGTTTTATGAATGCACTGTACTCTCTATCAGATCGAATACATTTGACCGCCACTTGTGACTTGAATGAGTGGGTGCTCAATCAATGGAAAGAGAAATTTCCGGAAATCCGAACGTATCGGGATTATCATGAAATGCTAAAAGATTCAGCGATAGATGCGGTTTTTATATTAAGCCCCATGCATTTGCATGCCAGACAATCCATTGATGCTTTAAAAGCGGGTAAGCATGTCCTAAGCGAAGTGATTTCGATCCAATCTTTAGAGGAAGCTTGGGAGCTTATCGAAACTGTTGAACAAACCGGACTTAAATATATGATGTCTGAAAATTACTGCTTCTCGCGCTCAAATCTAACGATTAAACATATGGCGGATCAAGGCATGTTCGGTGAGATTACTTATCTGGAAGGCGGATATATCCATGATTTACGTCATTTGACTCATCATCCGGATGGCTCTCTGACTTGGCGGGGGCAATTACATCAGCAATATAACGGGATCAATTATCCGACGCATTCGATAGGTCCAGTTGCGCAATGGATTAACCTCAATAAGCCTGAGGGTGATCGCTTAAAAAGCGTCTCGTCTTTTGTTTCCAAATCTAGATCCTTACAATATTATTTCGGAGAGCATTATGGAAAAGATCACCCAGCAGCGCGGGAAGGTTTCTGGCGGCAAGGCGATAGTGCGGTTGCGGTCATCCAAACGGAAAAGGGTGTGTTAATTGAGCTGCGTGTAGATTGGAGCTCTGTACGACCCCATAATAAAACCCATTATTTGCTGCAAGGAACTGAAGGAGCGTACATTACTGGCCGCCATCAGCAAGAAGAAGATTTGATCTGGTTCAAGAATCTCTCGCCCAAAAATATAGCGGATGGAGAGGAAATGTGGGAGCCGTTAAGCAGCTATCAGCCACTCTATGATCATCCAACATGGATGAAATGGGGCGAATTCGCCGCTGGGACGAAACATGGCGGAGGTGATTTTATGGTGCTTGAGGAATTCATTTCTGCCATTCAGGAGGATCGAACCCCTTCGGTGGACGTTTATGATGCCGTTACTTGGAGCTCTGTGTTTACATTGTCTATGGAATCTGTAGAGAATGGTGGGAAAGCAATAGCCTTTCCTGATTTTAGAGCGAGAGTGAGGAATTAA
- a CDS encoding GNAT family N-acetyltransferase — protein sequence MKKEILSDLPVFHCPTGYRMRHFEPDDERNWEELIRHSFTREVKFAHKISDHVPFYYDRLLFICRGDQPVATATAWEAGSEDDKNWYLHMVGVLPEYSGKGLGYAVSLAVLHKIRESGGTVACLETDDFRLPAIRIYLKLGFQPVYLDDSHPGRWERILQRL from the coding sequence ATGAAAAAAGAAATACTGTCCGACTTGCCTGTTTTTCACTGTCCAACCGGGTATCGAATGCGTCATTTCGAGCCGGATGATGAACGGAACTGGGAAGAGCTTATACGCCATTCTTTTACAAGGGAAGTTAAATTTGCTCATAAAATCAGTGATCATGTACCGTTTTATTATGATCGTTTGTTGTTCATTTGCCGCGGGGATCAGCCTGTAGCGACAGCTACGGCCTGGGAGGCGGGGAGTGAGGACGATAAGAACTGGTACTTGCATATGGTTGGGGTGCTTCCAGAATATTCTGGTAAAGGTCTCGGTTATGCTGTGAGTCTTGCTGTTTTGCACAAAATAAGAGAATCAGGGGGAACGGTGGCATGTTTAGAAACCGATGATTTCAGACTGCCCGCCATCCGCATTTATTTGAAATTAGGATTTCAACCGGTGTACTTAGACGATAGTCATCCTGGAAGATGGGAACGAATCCTGCAAAGGCTTTGA